The Pleuronectes platessa chromosome 10, fPlePla1.1, whole genome shotgun sequence genome contains a region encoding:
- the LOC128449579 gene encoding NF-kappa-B inhibitor delta isoform X1, whose product MHFDKSPKEKPCCTLPTVKKLLEEKRRRESSSVSPSCSAASTSPGPSNTVTQLSSSEVFTCSGASSSSYTDMAVSFEPWTPAPEPTLGYYGSHPGPSFAPAFSLAMASEYGTQQQLPGFVDTMTPTYQDCQMPVADPTLASSWSPLGLSQNTQMSFGSSMDAAKLEEARMLLRGMDYSRTTGQDEDGDTILHIYTAKGLRECAFAAAERLREVGRLDAKEHKGKTALLVAVTANQPDIVQDLLSLGTDINACDVNGQTALHLAVHYGFPEVLQAVLSSRPAVNLEACNFEGMTPLHCAAISHSATMKALSTTGLEDVGLHSKAAEKLSCVEMLLSAGASLCSQEIKSNKTVLHLAVKEGNIDLVRYLLVPLPNIKAFVNMKAHGHTALHMAAGLHGNPHQEEILQLLLRRGADPSIRNLENDQPAHLLQSGPRGEQLKLMLKKRSASSRRRCMSSQDQE is encoded by the exons ATGCACTTTGACAAAT CACCAAAGGAGAAGCCGTGTTGCACTCTGCCCACAGTGAAGAAGCTcttggaagagaagaggaggcgtGAGTCATCGTCTGTGTCCCCGTCCTGCTCTGCAGCGAGCACAAGTCCTGGTCCCTCAAACACTGTGACA CAGCTGTCCTCGTCAGAAGTATTTACCTGTTCAG GTGCATCATCCAGCAGCTACACAGACATGGCAGTGAGCTTCGAGCCGTGGACCCCAGCACCAGAGCCGACTCTCGGCTACTATGGCAGCCACCCAGGACCCAGCTTCGCTCCAGCCTTCAGCCTCGCCATGGCGTCCGAATATGGcactcagcagcagctcccggGATTTGTAGACACAATGACTCCGACATAC CAGGATTGCCAGATGCCAGTGGCAGATCCCACTCTGGCTTCATCTTGGTCACCTCTGGGTCTGAGTCAGAACACACAGATGAGTTTCGGTTCGTCGATGGACGCCGCCAAACTGGAGGAGGCCAGGATGCTGCTCAGAGGGATGGATTACAGCAGGACCACCGGGCAGGACGAGGACGGAGACAC CATCCTGCACATCTACACTGCCAAGGGACTCAGGGAGTGTGCCTTCGCTGCTGCAGAGCGGCTGAGGGAGGTGGGGCGGCTGGATGCCAAAGAACACAAGGGAAAG actGCTTTACTGGTGGCAGTGACCGCAAACCAGCCGGACATTGTACAAGATTTACTGTCACTGGGAACGGACATCAATGCTTGTGATGTTAACGGCCAAACTGCCCTGCATCTGGCCGTCCACTATGGCTTCCCTGAGGTTCTGCAG GCTGTTCTGTCCAGCAGACCTGCCGTTAACCTGGAGGCCTGCAATTTTGAAG GTATGACTCCTCTGCACTGTGCAGCCATTTCTCACAGTGCCACCATGAAGGCTTTGTCCACCACTGGTCTGGAGGACGTTGGTCTCCACAGCAAGGCAGCGGAGAAGCTCTCCTGTGTGGAGATGCTGCTCAGTGCAGGGGCGTCCCTGTGCAGCCAG GAAATCAAAAGTAACAAGACTGTGCTGCACTTGGCTGTGAAGGAGGGGAACATCGATCTGGTGCGATATCTGCTGGTTCCCCTGCCCAACATCAAAGCCTTTGTCAACATGAAA GCGCATGGTCACACCGCTTTACACATGGCCGCTGGTCTCCATGGTAACCCCCACCAGGAGGagatcctgcagctgctgctgaggagaggagctgaTCCCAGCATCCGCAACCTGGAAAACGACCAGCCGGCTCACCTGCTGCAGAGCGGCCCCCGGGGAGAGcag CTCAAGCTGATGCTGAAGAAACGGAGCGCCTCCTCCCGCCGACGCTGCATGTCCTCGCAGGACCAGGAATGA
- the LOC128449579 gene encoding NF-kappa-B inhibitor delta isoform X2, producing the protein MHFDKSPKEKPCCTLPTVKKLLEEKRRRESSSVSPSCSAASTSPGPSNTVTLSSSEVFTCSGASSSSYTDMAVSFEPWTPAPEPTLGYYGSHPGPSFAPAFSLAMASEYGTQQQLPGFVDTMTPTYQDCQMPVADPTLASSWSPLGLSQNTQMSFGSSMDAAKLEEARMLLRGMDYSRTTGQDEDGDTILHIYTAKGLRECAFAAAERLREVGRLDAKEHKGKTALLVAVTANQPDIVQDLLSLGTDINACDVNGQTALHLAVHYGFPEVLQAVLSSRPAVNLEACNFEGMTPLHCAAISHSATMKALSTTGLEDVGLHSKAAEKLSCVEMLLSAGASLCSQEIKSNKTVLHLAVKEGNIDLVRYLLVPLPNIKAFVNMKAHGHTALHMAAGLHGNPHQEEILQLLLRRGADPSIRNLENDQPAHLLQSGPRGEQLKLMLKKRSASSRRRCMSSQDQE; encoded by the exons ATGCACTTTGACAAAT CACCAAAGGAGAAGCCGTGTTGCACTCTGCCCACAGTGAAGAAGCTcttggaagagaagaggaggcgtGAGTCATCGTCTGTGTCCCCGTCCTGCTCTGCAGCGAGCACAAGTCCTGGTCCCTCAAACACTGTGACA CTGTCCTCGTCAGAAGTATTTACCTGTTCAG GTGCATCATCCAGCAGCTACACAGACATGGCAGTGAGCTTCGAGCCGTGGACCCCAGCACCAGAGCCGACTCTCGGCTACTATGGCAGCCACCCAGGACCCAGCTTCGCTCCAGCCTTCAGCCTCGCCATGGCGTCCGAATATGGcactcagcagcagctcccggGATTTGTAGACACAATGACTCCGACATAC CAGGATTGCCAGATGCCAGTGGCAGATCCCACTCTGGCTTCATCTTGGTCACCTCTGGGTCTGAGTCAGAACACACAGATGAGTTTCGGTTCGTCGATGGACGCCGCCAAACTGGAGGAGGCCAGGATGCTGCTCAGAGGGATGGATTACAGCAGGACCACCGGGCAGGACGAGGACGGAGACAC CATCCTGCACATCTACACTGCCAAGGGACTCAGGGAGTGTGCCTTCGCTGCTGCAGAGCGGCTGAGGGAGGTGGGGCGGCTGGATGCCAAAGAACACAAGGGAAAG actGCTTTACTGGTGGCAGTGACCGCAAACCAGCCGGACATTGTACAAGATTTACTGTCACTGGGAACGGACATCAATGCTTGTGATGTTAACGGCCAAACTGCCCTGCATCTGGCCGTCCACTATGGCTTCCCTGAGGTTCTGCAG GCTGTTCTGTCCAGCAGACCTGCCGTTAACCTGGAGGCCTGCAATTTTGAAG GTATGACTCCTCTGCACTGTGCAGCCATTTCTCACAGTGCCACCATGAAGGCTTTGTCCACCACTGGTCTGGAGGACGTTGGTCTCCACAGCAAGGCAGCGGAGAAGCTCTCCTGTGTGGAGATGCTGCTCAGTGCAGGGGCGTCCCTGTGCAGCCAG GAAATCAAAAGTAACAAGACTGTGCTGCACTTGGCTGTGAAGGAGGGGAACATCGATCTGGTGCGATATCTGCTGGTTCCCCTGCCCAACATCAAAGCCTTTGTCAACATGAAA GCGCATGGTCACACCGCTTTACACATGGCCGCTGGTCTCCATGGTAACCCCCACCAGGAGGagatcctgcagctgctgctgaggagaggagctgaTCCCAGCATCCGCAACCTGGAAAACGACCAGCCGGCTCACCTGCTGCAGAGCGGCCCCCGGGGAGAGcag CTCAAGCTGATGCTGAAGAAACGGAGCGCCTCCTCCCGCCGACGCTGCATGTCCTCGCAGGACCAGGAATGA